The following are encoded together in the Ralstonia insidiosa genome:
- a CDS encoding SurA N-terminal domain-containing protein, producing MLEFVRTHRRLMFLVLLILVFPSFVFFGVQSYSSFMDSSHDAAKVDGKVITTAEVDNRVREQTDRLRQMLGAQYDPRQFEGPQMRRDVLDGLIQQRVLSNEVAHANLNVSNDKVRDTILQIPAVAALRKPDGSFDEQAYVQLLAAQNMTPEQLENNLRFELAQQQIPQSIVSTAFVPKSLVDHLIQVRDQQREVQALVFKPTDYAAKVNVDDKAIQAYYDAHQQEFSVPEQVKAEYVVFSGEDMMKQIPVTPEQIKEYYDQNAARFKTQEERRAAHILIKLPDNAKPADKDAAKKKAEEVLTEVRKNPASFAELAKKYSGDPGSAAQGGELGFLGKGATVPPFENALFALKQPGDISDVVQSDFGFHIIKLEEVKGGGVQPLEAVKPELEREVRTQLANKKYTELADAFSNAVEDQSDSLKPVADKLKLQIQTIDNVTRTPNPALANSPIGNEKVLKALFADDVIKNHRNTAAIQVGPTTLVAARAAEYRPATVKKLADVREQVKAKVIAEQAAALAKKAGEEKLAAVKQSNSADGFGAAQTVSRQQAQGTPVPALTAILRADATKLPTTIGVDLGAQGYALYRINKVLPPANVDEARRTADAQQLAQAAGQTEFNAYYEALKARAKVKINSSVIDASKPANTADDGS from the coding sequence ATGCTTGAATTCGTACGTACGCATCGGCGCTTGATGTTTCTGGTGCTGCTGATTCTGGTGTTCCCTTCGTTCGTGTTTTTTGGCGTGCAGAGCTATTCGAGCTTCATGGACAGCTCGCACGACGCAGCCAAGGTCGACGGCAAGGTCATCACTACCGCCGAGGTCGACAATCGCGTGCGCGAGCAGACTGATCGCCTGCGCCAGATGCTGGGCGCGCAGTATGACCCGCGCCAGTTCGAAGGTCCGCAGATGCGTCGTGATGTGCTCGACGGCCTCATTCAGCAGCGCGTGCTCTCCAATGAAGTCGCGCATGCCAACCTGAACGTCTCGAACGACAAGGTTCGCGACACGATTTTGCAGATCCCAGCCGTGGCCGCGCTGCGCAAGCCGGATGGTTCGTTCGACGAGCAAGCCTATGTGCAACTGCTGGCCGCGCAGAACATGACGCCGGAGCAGTTGGAAAACAACCTGCGCTTTGAGCTCGCGCAGCAGCAAATTCCGCAGTCGATCGTGTCGACGGCTTTTGTGCCGAAGTCGCTGGTGGACCACCTGATCCAGGTACGTGACCAGCAGCGCGAAGTGCAGGCCCTGGTGTTCAAGCCGACTGACTACGCTGCCAAGGTCAACGTCGACGACAAGGCCATCCAGGCCTATTACGACGCGCACCAGCAAGAGTTTTCGGTGCCAGAGCAGGTCAAGGCCGAGTACGTTGTGTTCTCGGGCGAAGACATGATGAAGCAGATTCCGGTCACGCCCGAGCAGATCAAGGAGTACTACGATCAGAACGCCGCGCGCTTCAAGACCCAGGAAGAACGCCGCGCCGCGCACATCCTGATCAAGCTGCCGGACAACGCCAAGCCTGCCGACAAGGACGCCGCCAAGAAGAAGGCTGAAGAAGTGTTGACCGAGGTGCGCAAGAACCCGGCGAGCTTCGCCGAACTGGCCAAGAAGTACTCGGGCGATCCGGGCTCGGCCGCGCAGGGCGGTGAACTGGGCTTCCTGGGCAAAGGCGCGACCGTTCCGCCGTTCGAGAACGCGCTGTTTGCGCTCAAGCAGCCGGGCGACATCAGCGATGTCGTGCAGAGCGACTTCGGTTTCCACATCATCAAGCTTGAGGAGGTGAAGGGTGGTGGCGTGCAACCGCTGGAAGCCGTCAAGCCCGAGCTGGAACGCGAAGTGCGCACCCAGTTGGCCAACAAGAAGTACACCGAACTGGCCGACGCGTTCTCTAACGCGGTTGAAGATCAGTCTGACAGCCTGAAGCCGGTGGCCGACAAGCTGAAGCTGCAAATCCAGACCATCGACAACGTGACGCGCACGCCGAACCCGGCGCTGGCCAACAGCCCGATCGGCAACGAGAAGGTGCTCAAGGCGTTGTTTGCCGACGATGTCATCAAGAACCATCGCAATACGGCGGCCATCCAGGTTGGTCCGACGACGCTAGTGGCTGCGCGTGCGGCGGAATATCGCCCGGCGACGGTCAAGAAGCTGGCCGACGTGCGTGAGCAGGTCAAGGCCAAGGTGATTGCTGAGCAAGCGGCTGCGCTGGCCAAGAAGGCCGGTGAAGAGAAGTTGGCTGCGGTGAAGCAGAGCAACAGTGCCGATGGCTTCGGCGCTGCGCAGACGGTGTCGCGTCAGCAGGCTCAGGGCACGCCGGTGCCGGCGCTCACGGCCATCCTGCGTGCCGATGCCACGAAGCTGCCGACCACCATTGGTGTCGACCTGGGTGCCCAAGGCTATGCGCTGTATCGCATCAACAAGGTGCTGCCGCCGGCCAACGTGGATGAAGCCCGCCGTACCGCCGATGCTCAGCAGTTGGCGCAAGCTGCAGGCCAGACCGAGTTCAACGCTTACTACGAAGCGCTGAAGGCCCGTGCAAAGGTGAAGATCAACAGCAGCGTGATTGACGCCAGCAAGCCCGCCAACACGGCAGACGATGGGTCCTGA
- a CDS encoding arylesterase has protein sequence MVGMLPVTQVSAQSTPAAHRVVVLGDSLSAGYGLAQGTGWVALLDKRLKERKPDYSVANASISGDTTAGGRSRLPAVLAREKPSVVILELGGNDALRGLSLASSEANLKAMIDASQAAGARVLLIGMRIPPNYGPDYSDRFFAMYGKLSQQYKLPLVPFLLEGVAQRPDWFQEDRIHPIAAAQPTMLDNVWPKLEPLLKQRTGS, from the coding sequence ATGGTCGGCATGCTGCCCGTCACGCAGGTGTCGGCGCAAAGCACACCCGCAGCGCATCGCGTGGTGGTGCTGGGCGATAGCCTGTCGGCGGGATACGGCCTGGCGCAAGGCACCGGCTGGGTCGCACTGCTCGACAAGCGCCTCAAAGAACGGAAGCCTGATTATAGCGTCGCCAATGCAAGCATCAGCGGCGATACCACGGCCGGTGGCCGCTCACGCCTGCCCGCTGTGCTGGCGCGCGAGAAGCCCTCCGTGGTGATCTTGGAGCTGGGCGGCAACGACGCATTGCGCGGTCTGTCACTTGCCTCCAGCGAGGCCAATCTGAAGGCGATGATCGATGCATCGCAGGCAGCGGGCGCCAGGGTGCTGCTGATCGGCATGCGCATCCCGCCCAACTATGGCCCCGACTACAGCGACCGGTTCTTCGCCATGTACGGCAAGCTGTCGCAGCAGTACAAGCTGCCACTGGTGCCCTTCCTGCTTGAAGGCGTGGCCCAACGTCCTGACTGGTTCCAAGAAGACCGCATCCACCCGATTGCCGCGGCCCAACCGACGATGCTGGATAACGTGTGGCCCAAGCTGGAGCCGCTACTCAAACAGCGCACAGGCAGTTAA
- a CDS encoding ABC transporter ATP-binding protein: MSSSATWVIEVDSLHKTVRDATGELPILSDVGFRVEAGEMLAIVGASGSGKSTLLGLLAGLDLPSAGKVKLLGHDLFGLDEDGRAAVRGSHVGFVFQSFQLLPHLTALENVMLPLELQGDVSTAEMRRRATTLLERVGLGARLSHYPKTLSGGEQQRVALARAFVTEPDILFADEPTGSLDTATGEAVIALMFELNQSAGSTLVLVTHDRSVAARCNRILTIEAGHLVGDETVTEL, from the coding sequence ATGTCGTCTTCCGCTACCTGGGTGATTGAAGTCGATTCGCTGCACAAGACCGTGCGCGATGCCACCGGTGAGTTGCCTATTCTGAGCGATGTTGGCTTCCGTGTGGAAGCGGGCGAGATGCTGGCCATCGTCGGCGCGTCGGGCTCGGGCAAATCGACGTTGCTTGGGTTGCTGGCAGGGTTGGACTTGCCGAGTGCCGGCAAGGTCAAGCTGCTGGGTCACGATCTGTTCGGGCTGGATGAGGATGGCCGCGCAGCCGTCCGCGGCAGTCACGTGGGTTTCGTGTTTCAGTCGTTCCAGTTGCTGCCGCATCTGACCGCGCTGGAGAACGTGATGCTGCCGCTCGAACTGCAGGGCGATGTGAGTACTGCGGAGATGCGCCGTCGCGCCACAACGCTGCTGGAGCGTGTCGGCCTGGGGGCGCGGCTTTCACACTATCCGAAGACGCTGTCAGGTGGCGAGCAGCAGCGTGTGGCACTGGCCCGTGCATTTGTCACCGAGCCAGACATCCTCTTCGCAGATGAACCGACGGGTAGCCTAGACACCGCTACCGGCGAGGCTGTCATCGCCTTGATGTTCGAGCTGAATCAGAGTGCAGGTTCCACGCTCGTGCTGGTCACGCACGACCGCTCGGTTGCGGCGCGCTGCAACCGCATCCTCACCATTGAAGCGGGTCATCTGGTCGGCGACGAGACCGTCACCGAGCTTTGA
- the pgi gene encoding glucose-6-phosphate isomerase, giving the protein MPTAFPAWQSLTQHAQTIRAAHMRDWFAAPDAEERVRAFTLEAAGLTVDYSKNRITSDTLALLLQLADEAGVLTLRDAMLRGDCINNTEHRSVLHVALRGRAEDGYRADGEPVMPEVLRVRAQMHDFANRVYSGAWTGHSGQRITDVVNIGIGGSDLGPRMVCRALEHLAVPQVRVHFVSNVDGTDLAETLDHLNPDTTLAIVCSKTFTTLETMANAHSMRRWFVEHGVAEDQLKHHFVAVSTNREAVAQFGIDPDHMFTFWDWVGGRFSLWSAVGLSIVLAIGPQQFEAMLDGARAMDRHFATAAPRENLPLILGMLSVWYRGFFNAASACTVPYCAPLELLTDFMQQLEMESNGKSVQRTGAPIDTDTGPIVWGTAGTNGQHAYFQLIHQGSQIVPVDFITTLEPVRNLPGHHAKLLANCFAQGEALLRGRTADEVRAGGVTDEALVPHMVFEGNRPSTTIVMERLDAASFGALIACAEHRTFVQGAVWNINSFDQWGVELGKKLAKPIQAELEGAPASVAHDASTAALIRRAKTAL; this is encoded by the coding sequence ATGCCCACAGCCTTTCCTGCCTGGCAATCCCTGACGCAACATGCCCAAACCATCCGCGCCGCGCATATGCGCGACTGGTTTGCCGCGCCGGACGCCGAGGAACGGGTGCGCGCCTTCACCCTGGAAGCGGCAGGCCTGACGGTCGACTACTCAAAAAACCGCATCACCTCCGACACGCTCGCCCTGCTGCTGCAATTGGCCGATGAAGCGGGCGTGCTCACGTTGCGCGACGCCATGCTGCGCGGCGACTGCATCAACAACACCGAGCACCGCTCTGTCCTGCATGTTGCCCTGCGCGGCCGCGCAGAAGACGGCTACCGCGCCGACGGCGAACCCGTCATGCCCGAGGTGCTGCGCGTGCGCGCCCAGATGCATGACTTCGCCAACCGCGTGTACAGCGGCGCCTGGACAGGCCACTCCGGCCAGCGCATCACAGACGTTGTCAACATCGGCATTGGCGGCTCGGATCTTGGCCCCCGCATGGTGTGCCGCGCGCTCGAACACCTGGCTGTGCCACAGGTGCGCGTGCATTTCGTCTCCAACGTCGACGGCACGGATCTGGCCGAAACGCTCGACCACCTGAACCCCGACACCACGCTCGCCATCGTCTGCTCCAAGACGTTCACCACGCTTGAGACGATGGCCAACGCGCACAGCATGCGCCGCTGGTTTGTCGAGCACGGCGTGGCGGAAGATCAGCTCAAGCACCACTTCGTCGCCGTCTCCACCAACCGCGAAGCCGTCGCCCAGTTCGGCATCGACCCAGACCACATGTTTACCTTCTGGGACTGGGTGGGTGGGCGATTCTCACTGTGGTCAGCGGTGGGCCTGTCGATCGTGCTGGCGATCGGCCCGCAGCAGTTCGAAGCGATGCTCGACGGCGCGCGCGCAATGGACCGCCATTTCGCCACGGCCGCACCGCGCGAGAACCTGCCGCTCATTCTCGGGATGCTGTCGGTCTGGTATCGCGGCTTCTTCAATGCGGCGAGCGCCTGCACGGTGCCCTACTGCGCGCCGTTGGAGCTGCTGACCGATTTCATGCAGCAACTGGAGATGGAGAGCAACGGCAAGTCGGTCCAGCGCACGGGTGCCCCCATTGATACCGACACCGGCCCCATCGTCTGGGGCACGGCGGGCACAAACGGCCAGCATGCGTATTTCCAGCTGATCCACCAAGGCTCGCAGATCGTGCCGGTGGATTTCATCACCACGCTGGAGCCGGTGCGCAATCTGCCTGGCCACCATGCCAAGCTGCTCGCCAACTGCTTTGCCCAAGGCGAAGCACTGCTGCGGGGCCGCACCGCGGATGAAGTCCGCGCGGGCGGTGTGACCGACGAGGCGTTGGTGCCGCACATGGTGTTTGAAGGCAACCGCCCAAGCACGACCATCGTGATGGAGCGCCTCGATGCCGCATCATTCGGCGCGTTGATTGCCTGCGCAGAACACCGCACTTTCGTACAAGGTGCGGTGTGGAACATCAACTCGTTCGACCAGTGGGGCGTGGAGCTTGGCAAGAAGCTCGCCAAGCCGATTCAGGCAGAGTTGGAGGGCGCGCCCGCCTCGGTGGCACATGACGCATCGACGGCTGCGTTGATCCGCCGCGCCAAGACAGCGCTCTAA
- a CDS encoding bifunctional ADP-dependent NAD(P)H-hydrate dehydratase/NAD(P)H-hydrate epimerase translates to MSAHPTWREILINGALAAHHGADLLFGTAGVRALEAAAYRSLAPFTLMARAGEAAADWLQTRAPHGHLLFVAGPGNNGGDALVAATVLHLAGRAVTVWLAADPAKLPDDAHRAWTEARAANVPIEPLHTPASVPATTTAIVDGLFGIGLARPLTGLHAALVDTLNASGLPVYALDIPSGLNGDTGQPLAPGSPVVRARATLTFLAAKPGLLTGGGRDAAGDIALADLQAAQPAYDGVIEAEAIVNTPARWLAHLPRRRHDGHKGSYGSVAIVGGAHGMVGAPLLTARGALYLGAGKVHVVSLAADAPRVDSAQPELMLHTWGTLDLGSMQALAVGPGMSTAKDAEAALDHLLDRMLSSRIPAVFDADALNLFAKVPALLAHLTQLAQSGVPVVLTPHPLEAARLLQLDAPTVQRDRLAAAKALVNRTGAVVVLKGSGTVITAPGMTPAVNPTGNGGLASGGTGDVLTGMVGALLAQGVPAREAALSAVWLHGRAADDLVASGEGPIGLYASELCAPARRALNALLASDTRG, encoded by the coding sequence ATGTCCGCACATCCGACCTGGCGCGAAATCCTCATCAACGGCGCCTTGGCCGCGCACCACGGCGCCGACCTGCTCTTCGGCACAGCAGGCGTTCGCGCACTGGAAGCCGCTGCTTACCGCTCCCTCGCCCCGTTCACCCTGATGGCCCGCGCCGGCGAGGCCGCCGCCGACTGGCTTCAGACGCGGGCGCCACACGGCCATCTGCTCTTTGTCGCCGGCCCTGGCAACAATGGCGGTGACGCCCTGGTCGCAGCCACTGTGCTGCACCTGGCGGGCCGCGCCGTCACCGTGTGGCTGGCAGCCGATCCGGCCAAGCTGCCCGACGATGCCCACCGCGCGTGGACCGAGGCGCGCGCTGCCAACGTGCCGATCGAACCTCTGCACACACCCGCCTCCGTGCCAGCTACGACCACGGCCATCGTCGATGGGCTGTTCGGCATCGGGCTGGCGCGGCCGCTGACCGGGCTGCATGCAGCGCTGGTCGACACGCTCAATGCCAGCGGCCTGCCGGTGTATGCGCTCGACATTCCCTCTGGGCTGAATGGCGATACGGGCCAACCGCTGGCACCGGGATCGCCCGTCGTGCGTGCACGTGCCACGCTCACGTTCCTCGCGGCCAAACCGGGCTTGCTGACCGGCGGCGGTCGCGATGCTGCCGGCGACATCGCACTGGCTGACCTGCAGGCCGCGCAGCCTGCGTACGACGGTGTGATTGAAGCGGAAGCGATCGTCAACACGCCCGCACGCTGGCTCGCCCATCTGCCGCGTCGCAGGCACGACGGTCACAAAGGGTCGTATGGCAGCGTGGCGATCGTCGGAGGCGCACATGGCATGGTGGGCGCCCCGCTGCTGACTGCACGTGGGGCGCTGTACCTGGGCGCGGGCAAGGTGCACGTTGTGTCGCTGGCGGCGGATGCGCCGCGTGTGGACTCCGCTCAGCCCGAGCTGATGCTGCATACATGGGGCACGCTCGACCTGGGCAGCATGCAAGCGCTGGCCGTGGGCCCAGGCATGAGTACCGCCAAGGATGCCGAAGCGGCGCTCGACCATCTGCTGGATCGGATGCTGTCGTCGCGCATCCCCGCGGTGTTCGATGCCGACGCACTGAACCTGTTTGCCAAGGTGCCCGCGCTGCTCGCACATCTGACGCAGTTGGCGCAGAGCGGCGTGCCGGTGGTGCTGACACCGCATCCGCTTGAGGCGGCGCGCCTGCTGCAGCTCGACGCACCGACCGTCCAGCGCGACCGTCTGGCCGCCGCCAAGGCACTCGTCAACCGGACGGGTGCCGTCGTCGTACTCAAGGGTTCAGGCACTGTGATTACTGCCCCGGGCATGACACCCGCCGTCAACCCGACGGGCAACGGCGGTCTGGCCTCGGGCGGCACGGGCGACGTGCTCACCGGTATGGTGGGCGCGTTGCTTGCGCAGGGCGTGCCGGCACGCGAGGCGGCGCTGTCCGCCGTCTGGCTGCATGGCCGGGCGGCGGACGATCTGGTTGCCTCGGGTGAGGGCCCGATCGGCCTGTACGCAAGTGAACTGTGCGCCCCAGCACGGCGCGCACTCAACGCACTGCTGGCGTCAGACACGCGCGGATAG
- a CDS encoding winged helix DNA-binding protein, whose amino-acid sequence MSKSPSTPKADLPEVAANEGSKGGPIVSSSHLVSARSPELSEFEFALNTAYNAYNRWCVRCMAAAGVRDLTFLDVLVVHHVNHRGRAKRLADICFVLNVEDTHLVTYSLKKLQGMELVEGTRSGKEVTYTTTAAGEKACARYRDIREQCLTSNISPSGEENAEIGELARLLRVLTGLYEQAARSATSL is encoded by the coding sequence ATGTCTAAATCGCCCTCCACCCCGAAAGCCGATCTGCCGGAAGTCGCTGCCAATGAAGGAAGCAAGGGCGGGCCGATCGTGTCTTCGTCGCATCTGGTGTCGGCGCGCAGCCCGGAGTTGTCGGAGTTCGAGTTTGCACTCAACACCGCCTACAACGCCTACAACCGCTGGTGCGTGCGCTGCATGGCCGCCGCGGGCGTGCGCGACCTGACCTTCCTCGATGTGCTGGTGGTGCATCACGTCAACCACCGGGGCCGCGCCAAGCGGCTGGCCGACATCTGCTTCGTGCTGAATGTGGAAGACACCCATCTGGTGACGTATTCCCTTAAGAAACTGCAGGGAATGGAGCTGGTGGAGGGCACGCGCAGCGGCAAGGAAGTCACCTATACCACCACGGCTGCTGGCGAAAAGGCCTGCGCCCGCTACCGCGATATCCGCGAGCAGTGCCTGACCAGCAATATTTCGCCCAGTGGCGAAGAAAATGCTGAGATTGGCGAGCTGGCGCGCCTGCTGCGCGTGCTGACGGGCCTGTACGAGCAGGCCGCGCGCTCGGCGACGTCGCTGTAA